The proteins below are encoded in one region of Peribacillus muralis:
- a CDS encoding enoyl-CoA hydratase/isomerase family protein, whose product MLKDHLLTEVTGNVLILTLNRPESLNAFSPEMIANLTKEIREIKEKPHIRAVVIKGSGRSFTAGGDVKSMGRASAGQLYDHVGRMNECILALDASEVPVIAAVHGFAAGAGFNLALACDLIIASEDSQFAMSFSQVGLISDGGGSYFLPKLVGPHLAKQLFFSAEPISAERLYQLGILNHLCPLDQLEEETFRLANKLANGPTKAYGMMKKLVSHSFTASLDEILEQERITQTLMASTEDHLEGVAAFKEKRKPEFTGN is encoded by the coding sequence ATGTTAAAAGACCATTTATTGACAGAGGTAACTGGAAATGTATTGATCCTGACTTTGAATCGACCTGAAAGCTTGAATGCCTTCAGTCCGGAGATGATTGCCAACTTAACGAAGGAAATTAGGGAAATCAAAGAAAAGCCCCATATAAGGGCAGTCGTCATTAAAGGGTCTGGACGGTCATTCACTGCTGGTGGGGATGTGAAATCGATGGGGAGGGCTTCTGCAGGCCAATTATATGACCATGTCGGGAGGATGAATGAATGCATATTGGCTCTTGATGCTTCCGAGGTTCCCGTGATTGCTGCTGTCCATGGATTTGCAGCAGGGGCCGGTTTCAATTTGGCCCTTGCCTGTGATTTGATCATAGCCTCCGAGGATAGTCAATTTGCCATGAGTTTTTCCCAAGTAGGCTTAATATCAGATGGAGGGGGTTCGTATTTTTTACCGAAGCTGGTCGGGCCCCATCTTGCAAAGCAACTCTTCTTCTCAGCTGAACCGATTTCAGCTGAGCGCTTATATCAGTTAGGCATCTTAAATCATCTATGTCCACTAGATCAACTTGAGGAGGAAACGTTCAGGCTTGCGAACAAGCTGGCCAATGGCCCGACAAAAGCATATGGAATGATGAAAAAGCTCGTTAGCCATTCCTTTACGGCGTCCCTTGACGAAATTCTTGAACAAGAGCGAATTACCCAAACGCTGATGGCGTCGACGGAAGATCACTTAGAGGGAGTCGCTGCTTTCAAGGAGAAAAGAAAACCGGAATTCACCGGAAATTGA